One region of Catenuloplanes indicus genomic DNA includes:
- a CDS encoding glycosyltransferase family 2 protein, with the protein MDHAIRRILRPLRLTRAALVRDVELYDPVPAVPAIDADGRRIAHAWLLIRAFTEPVGALLLDVPDGGLTPEAVADAIDARLGDAVRSRLTAAGINAVGPLPLGGAIPEAVPAYLSDRVALLTDPPRLTVVICTRNRPDALSRCLDGLLAQEYPRFRILVVDNAPESRETAEVVLDAARAAESPGRITVDYLREETPGLSHARNRAVAAAPGETLAFIDDDAVPDVHWLAEIARALARHPDADVITGAVVPAELETDAQLWAQRLDEPSFTAERFGPATEHRRHPLAAAPPPGSGTNMVFRPHVIERIGGWDVALGAGTPARTAAETLAFTQVRLHGGTIAYEPSVLVRRRHRRDLDGLRAQLAGRGTGLAALHTAILMAEPLLALPLLGQARRSLRAPLLPAGAPAELRGAHRAGLLAGPRAYLTGLRDERRRRLAERHYPANP; encoded by the coding sequence ATGGACCACGCGATCCGCCGGATCCTCCGCCCGCTCCGGCTCACCCGCGCCGCGCTGGTCCGCGACGTCGAGCTCTACGACCCGGTCCCGGCCGTGCCCGCGATCGACGCGGACGGGCGCCGGATCGCGCACGCCTGGCTGCTGATCCGCGCGTTCACCGAGCCGGTCGGCGCGCTGCTGCTGGACGTACCGGACGGTGGGCTGACGCCGGAGGCGGTCGCGGACGCGATCGACGCCCGGCTCGGCGACGCGGTCCGGTCCCGGCTGACCGCGGCCGGGATCAACGCGGTTGGGCCGCTGCCCCTCGGCGGCGCGATACCGGAGGCCGTACCGGCATATCTGTCCGACCGGGTCGCGCTGCTGACCGACCCGCCGCGGCTGACCGTGGTGATCTGCACCCGGAACCGCCCGGACGCGCTGTCCCGCTGCCTGGACGGGCTGCTCGCGCAGGAGTACCCGCGGTTCCGGATCCTCGTCGTGGACAACGCGCCGGAGAGCCGGGAGACCGCCGAGGTGGTGCTGGACGCCGCCCGCGCGGCCGAGTCACCGGGCCGGATCACCGTGGACTACCTGCGCGAGGAGACCCCGGGTCTGTCGCACGCGCGTAACCGGGCGGTGGCCGCGGCACCGGGCGAGACGCTCGCGTTCATCGACGACGACGCGGTGCCGGACGTGCACTGGCTGGCCGAGATCGCCCGCGCGCTCGCCCGGCACCCGGACGCGGACGTGATCACCGGCGCGGTCGTACCGGCGGAGCTGGAGACGGACGCGCAGCTGTGGGCGCAGCGGCTGGACGAGCCGTCGTTCACCGCGGAGCGGTTCGGGCCGGCGACCGAGCACCGGCGGCATCCGCTGGCCGCGGCACCACCGCCCGGGTCCGGCACGAACATGGTGTTCCGGCCGCACGTGATCGAGCGGATCGGCGGCTGGGACGTGGCGCTCGGTGCCGGCACACCGGCCCGGACCGCGGCCGAGACGCTCGCGTTCACCCAGGTGCGGCTGCACGGCGGCACGATCGCGTACGAGCCGTCCGTGCTGGTCCGCCGCCGGCACCGCCGTGACCTGGACGGCCTGCGCGCGCAGCTGGCCGGGCGCGGCACCGGGCTGGCCGCGCTGCACACCGCGATCCTGATGGCCGAGCCGCTGCTGGCGCTGCCGCTGCTCGGCCAGGCACGGCGGAGCCTGCGCGCGCCGCTGCTGCCCGCGGGCGCACCGGCCGAGCTGCGCGGCGCGCACCGGGCCGGATTGCTGGCCGGCCCGCGCGCCTACCTCACCGGTCTGCGCGACGAACGCCGCCGCCGGCTGGCCGAGCGCCACTACCCGGCCAATCCCTGA
- a CDS encoding glycosyltransferase family 2 protein has protein sequence MNTDVHAISPVTVVIPCRTEHRWTSLRHAVESARAQVPAPAEIVVVVDHNAALYEKARHELPGVTVLANRFRRGAAGARDTGAFHAITPLIAFLDDDVRAHHGWLAALLTPFADRAVTGTGGAILPAWSGRRPAWFPDELLWTVGATDPAKPAAPTAEVRSAAMAVRRETFIAVGGFGNRDDSAPYGGPAERPGARDAALCRRMAEAGGLWIFVPDARVHHPVTPERMTMRHLLRRCFHAGRIAARSGRGPLRAVLPGTPARPLRALLRGGAPGALRRAGAVAAGATAAAAGGVLELTTRPPAPRPVPVQTQKVTAGVRR, from the coding sequence GTGAACACAGACGTGCACGCCATCTCCCCGGTGACCGTGGTCATCCCCTGCCGCACCGAGCACCGTTGGACCTCGCTGCGGCACGCGGTCGAGTCCGCAAGGGCGCAGGTCCCGGCGCCGGCCGAGATCGTGGTGGTAGTCGACCACAACGCCGCGCTGTACGAGAAGGCCCGGCACGAGCTGCCCGGTGTGACCGTGCTGGCGAACCGGTTCCGCCGCGGCGCGGCCGGTGCCCGGGACACCGGCGCGTTCCACGCGATCACCCCGCTGATCGCGTTCCTCGACGACGACGTGCGCGCCCACCACGGCTGGCTGGCCGCGCTGCTCACGCCGTTCGCGGACCGGGCCGTGACCGGCACCGGCGGTGCGATCCTGCCGGCCTGGAGCGGCCGCCGCCCCGCCTGGTTCCCGGACGAGCTGCTCTGGACCGTCGGCGCCACCGACCCGGCCAAGCCGGCCGCGCCCACGGCCGAGGTCCGCTCCGCCGCCATGGCCGTGCGCCGCGAGACGTTCATCGCGGTCGGCGGTTTCGGCAACCGCGACGACTCCGCACCGTACGGCGGTCCGGCGGAGCGGCCGGGAGCGCGCGACGCCGCGCTGTGCCGGCGGATGGCCGAGGCCGGTGGCCTCTGGATCTTCGTGCCGGACGCGCGCGTCCACCACCCGGTCACCCCGGAGCGGATGACGATGCGGCACCTGCTGCGCCGCTGCTTCCACGCCGGCCGGATCGCCGCGAGGTCCGGCCGCGGCCCGCTCCGCGCCGTGCTGCCCGGCACGCCGGCCCGGCCGCTGCGCGCGCTGCTGCGCGGCGGCGCCCCCGGTGCGCTCCGCCGGGCCGGTGCGGTCGCCGCCGGTGCGACCGCCGCCGCGGCCGGTGGCGTGCTGGAGCTGACCACGCGGCCGCCCGCGCCCCGGCCGGTGCCGGTCCAGACCCAGAAGGTCACGGCGGGGGTACGGCGATGA
- a CDS encoding LLM class F420-dependent oxidoreductase — protein sequence MKLGLHISDFTWGVSADQLAPTVARIARDADDAGFDRISVMDHVWQIAVHGPPEHEMLEAYTTLGFLAAHTSRVKLLTLVTGVVYREPGLLAKIVTTLDVLSQGRAMLGIGAAWNEDESRGLGLFFPPTKERFERLEEALRICRQMFDGPEGAFHGKHYTLGRTLNNPRPVSPRVPILIGGSGEKKTLRFVAQYADSCNLFAGPDVAHKIEVLKQHCADVGRDYDEIEKTVIYRYDLGAGGSRVEQTLEDLAGLSKLGFAVAHGGVKNVADPATLALFRERVVPEAAKL from the coding sequence GTGAAACTCGGCCTGCACATCTCCGACTTCACCTGGGGCGTCAGCGCGGACCAGCTCGCGCCGACGGTCGCCCGGATCGCCCGGGACGCCGACGACGCCGGCTTCGACCGGATCAGCGTCATGGACCACGTCTGGCAGATCGCGGTACACGGGCCGCCGGAGCACGAGATGCTCGAGGCCTACACCACGCTCGGCTTCCTGGCCGCGCACACCAGCCGGGTCAAGCTGCTCACGCTGGTCACCGGCGTGGTCTACCGCGAACCCGGCCTGCTCGCCAAGATCGTCACTACGCTCGACGTGCTCTCCCAGGGGCGCGCCATGCTCGGCATCGGCGCCGCCTGGAACGAGGACGAGTCGCGCGGTCTCGGCCTGTTCTTCCCGCCGACCAAGGAGCGGTTCGAGCGGCTGGAGGAGGCGCTGCGGATCTGCCGGCAGATGTTCGACGGGCCGGAGGGCGCATTCCACGGCAAGCACTACACGCTGGGGCGGACGCTCAACAACCCGCGACCGGTCAGCCCGCGGGTGCCGATCCTGATCGGCGGCAGCGGCGAGAAGAAGACGCTGCGGTTCGTCGCGCAGTACGCGGACTCGTGCAACCTGTTCGCCGGGCCGGATGTCGCGCACAAGATCGAGGTGCTCAAGCAGCACTGCGCGGACGTGGGCCGCGACTACGACGAGATCGAGAAGACCGTGATCTACCGGTACGACCTCGGCGCCGGCGGGTCGCGGGTGGAGCAGACGCTGGAGGACCTGGCGGGCCTGAGCAAGCTCGGCTTCGCGGTCGCGCACGGCGGCGTGAAGAACGTGGCCGACCCGGCGACGCTCGCGCTGTTCCGGGAGCGGGTCGTCCCGGAGGCCGCGAAGCTCTGA
- a CDS encoding M20/M25/M40 family metallo-hydrolase has protein sequence MDIDSGGVGRRTVLTTALVSAATAATASPAAAAPAVVTGPGVPVTPQPPDAELRRALREVSPARIEAIVRKLASFGTRHTLSAQDDPVRGIGAARDWIFEELSRYAAASGGRMTVRKQSYTQEPANRIPVPTVITNVLATLRGDAEPDRVYLVSGHYDSRVSDVMNATADAPGADDDASGVAVAMELARVFATRRVKATIIFAAVAGEEQGLYGAAHLAGQLKAAGTDVQGMFTDDIVGAPNEAGGAHTVRLFAEGVPTSETPAQAATRQSVGGENDSPARQLARFAVSTGANAATGMRIRVVYRRDRYLRGGDQIPFLQQGYPAARFTEPREDFAHQHQDVRVEDGVRYGDLPEFCDFPYIARVARVNGAVLWALAQGPGTPKGVTVVTSNLTNDTQLRWQGGAAGYEVVWRETTDADWTHVIAVGAVSAATVRLSKDNVFFGVRAVDAAGRRSPVAFPVPGA, from the coding sequence ATGGACATCGATTCCGGCGGTGTCGGCCGCCGTACCGTGTTGACCACCGCTCTGGTGTCCGCCGCGACGGCGGCAACGGCCTCCCCGGCCGCGGCCGCCCCCGCCGTCGTCACCGGGCCCGGCGTTCCGGTCACGCCACAGCCGCCGGACGCGGAACTGCGGCGTGCGCTGCGCGAGGTCTCGCCGGCGCGGATCGAGGCGATCGTGCGGAAGCTCGCCTCGTTCGGGACCCGGCACACGCTGTCCGCGCAGGACGATCCGGTGCGTGGCATCGGTGCGGCGCGCGACTGGATCTTCGAGGAGCTGAGCCGGTACGCGGCGGCGTCCGGCGGGCGGATGACCGTGCGGAAACAGTCCTACACGCAGGAACCGGCGAACCGGATCCCGGTGCCGACGGTGATCACGAACGTGCTGGCCACGCTGCGCGGCGACGCGGAACCGGACCGGGTCTACCTGGTCTCCGGGCACTACGACTCGCGGGTCAGCGACGTCATGAACGCGACCGCGGACGCGCCCGGTGCGGACGACGACGCGTCCGGTGTCGCGGTCGCGATGGAACTCGCGCGGGTCTTCGCGACCCGGCGGGTCAAGGCCACGATCATCTTCGCCGCGGTGGCGGGCGAGGAGCAGGGACTCTACGGCGCCGCACACCTGGCCGGGCAGCTCAAGGCCGCGGGTACGGACGTGCAGGGCATGTTCACCGACGACATCGTGGGAGCGCCGAACGAGGCCGGGGGTGCGCACACCGTACGGCTGTTCGCGGAAGGGGTGCCCACGTCGGAGACGCCGGCGCAGGCGGCGACCCGGCAGTCCGTGGGCGGGGAGAACGACTCGCCGGCGCGGCAGCTCGCGCGGTTCGCGGTGAGCACGGGGGCGAACGCGGCGACCGGGATGCGGATCCGGGTGGTCTACCGGCGGGACCGTTACCTGCGCGGCGGGGATCAGATCCCGTTCCTGCAACAGGGGTATCCGGCGGCGCGGTTCACCGAGCCGCGCGAGGACTTCGCGCACCAGCATCAGGACGTGCGGGTCGAGGACGGGGTGCGGTACGGGGATCTGCCGGAGTTCTGCGACTTCCCGTACATCGCGCGGGTGGCGCGGGTCAACGGGGCGGTGCTGTGGGCGCTGGCGCAGGGGCCGGGGACGCCCAAGGGCGTGACCGTCGTGACGTCGAACCTGACCAATGACACCCAGTTGCGGTGGCAGGGCGGCGCGGCCGGATATGAGGTCGTGTGGCGGGAGACGACGGACGCGGACTGGACGCACGTGATCGCGGTCGGAGCGGTCAGCGCCGCTACGGTGCGGTTGTCGAAGGACAACGTGTTCTTCGGCGTGCGGGCCGTCGATGCCGCCGGACGGCGTAGCCCGGTGGCGTTCCCGGTGCCGGGGGCGTGA
- a CDS encoding FAD-dependent oxidoreductase, with translation MSRPASAIVIGAGIAGLCAARALADRFAEVTVVDRDRLPDEPSVRRGTPQSAHAHGLLISGRRALEELFPGLGDELIAAGAVRFDSAGDMLIHREGRFWPRFPVGLDILSVSRPLLEFSLRRRVLALPGVTVRDGTAVAALLPAAGGVGGVRLDTGEQLPAELVVDCSGRSTRSDRWLADLGFPAPAREEVSTHTKYATRVYPRSPGDFDGAAAVLISPVAPAEKAAGMAWPLEGDRWIISVAGVHNSLGSYSDSIGKLPVSLLADFIARAEPLTGTASFTYPASRRRRFDKLRNPPSGYVAAGDAFCSFNPVYGQGMACAALDALALGRLLDGHPRATSGFAREFYAEIGRIAAAPWRFSTGADLAYPETMGHRPRTAALTRPYIKRLSAVSTTVPEVRRVWLEVQHLLRPPADLMRPGIVLRVLRGGK, from the coding sequence GTGTCGAGACCGGCGAGCGCGATCGTCATCGGTGCCGGCATCGCCGGTCTGTGCGCCGCCCGGGCGCTCGCCGACCGCTTCGCGGAGGTGACCGTCGTCGACCGGGACCGTCTCCCGGACGAGCCGTCGGTCCGCCGCGGCACGCCGCAGTCCGCACACGCGCACGGCCTGCTCATCTCCGGCCGGCGCGCGCTGGAGGAGCTGTTCCCCGGCCTGGGCGACGAGCTGATCGCGGCCGGTGCGGTCCGGTTCGACTCCGCGGGCGACATGCTGATCCACCGCGAGGGCCGGTTCTGGCCGCGATTCCCGGTCGGGCTGGACATCCTGTCGGTCAGCCGCCCGCTGCTGGAGTTCTCGCTCCGCCGGCGGGTGCTCGCGCTGCCCGGCGTCACGGTCCGGGACGGGACCGCGGTCGCCGCCCTGCTGCCCGCGGCCGGCGGCGTGGGCGGCGTCCGGCTGGACACCGGCGAGCAACTGCCCGCGGAACTGGTGGTGGACTGCTCCGGCCGCAGCACGCGGTCCGACCGCTGGCTCGCGGACCTCGGCTTCCCGGCACCGGCCCGCGAGGAGGTCTCGACCCACACGAAGTACGCCACGCGCGTCTACCCGCGGTCCCCCGGCGACTTCGACGGCGCCGCCGCGGTGCTGATCTCCCCGGTCGCGCCGGCGGAGAAGGCGGCCGGCATGGCGTGGCCGCTGGAGGGCGACCGCTGGATCATCTCGGTGGCCGGCGTGCACAACTCCCTCGGTTCCTATTCGGACAGCATCGGCAAGCTGCCGGTGTCGTTGCTCGCCGACTTCATCGCCCGGGCGGAGCCGCTGACCGGCACGGCCTCGTTCACCTACCCGGCGAGCCGGCGGCGTCGCTTCGACAAACTGCGAAACCCCCCGTCCGGGTACGTGGCCGCGGGCGACGCGTTCTGCAGCTTCAACCCGGTCTACGGTCAGGGCATGGCGTGCGCGGCGCTGGACGCGCTCGCGCTCGGCCGGCTGCTCGACGGGCACCCGCGGGCCACGTCCGGTTTCGCGCGCGAGTTCTACGCCGAGATCGGCCGGATCGCCGCGGCACCGTGGCGGTTCTCGACCGGCGCGGACCTGGCGTACCCGGAGACCATGGGCCACCGCCCGCGGACCGCCGCGCTGACCCGGCCGTACATCAAACGGCTCTCGGCGGTCTCGACCACCGTGCCCGAGGTGCGCCGCGTCTGGCTGGAGGTCCAGCACCTGCTGCGCCCGCCGGCCGACCTGATGCGCCCGGGCATCGTGCTGCGGGTGCTGCGCGGCGGGAAGTGA